Genomic DNA from Paracoccus sp. MBLB3053:
AGAAGCGCGAGCTGGCCACCATGTTCCAGCAAGGCGGGCAGGGCCTCCAGCACGAGGTCCAGACCCTTCTGGTGTGTCATGCGCGATACAATGATGCAAAGTGGTCCGCTGGCTTCGGGCAGGCCGAATTCGGCGCGCAACGGGGCCTTGTTCGCGAGCTTGCCCCTTGGGGTCTGGTAGGGCTTGATCAGGGGATCGGTGGCCGGGTTCCAGATCTCGCTGTCGATGCCATTCAAGATCCCGGTGAGATTTTCGCGGCGGCTGCGCATCACCCCGTCAAAGCCGATCCCGAACTCCGGTGTCATGAGTTCCTCGGCGTATCGCGGGGATACCGTCGTCAGGATATCCGCGCCGACCAGCCCGGCCTTGAGCGCCGAAACCGCGCCCCAGTATTCGTATCCCCCTGAATGAAACCGAGACGGATCAAGGCGCAAGGCGCCGATCCGCTCGGGACCGACGAGGCCGTGAAAGGCGATGTTGTGGATGGTCAGCAGGCTGCGCACGTCATGTTCACCCATCTGGCCGAGATATTCGGTCATGAAGCCGGCTTGCCAATCATGGCCGTGGAGTATCTGCGGCCGCCAACCGTCCGCGCCATTGGCCGCGACATGGGCCGCGATCCAGGAAAGTGCGGCGAAGCGTTCGGGATTGTCGGGCCAGTCACCACCGGCGGGGCCGATATAGGGCCCGCCGGGCCGATCGTAGAGATGGGGCGCATCGATCGTGAGGATCTCCAGACCGGCCGCCATCCCGAAGATCAGGCGCGCCGGTCCGCCGAAGAGATTATCAAAACCGCCGACCACTTCGGTTCTGTCCCCAAGCGCCGCCATGACGGCAGGATAGCCGGGCAGCAGGGTCCGCATCTGGATCCCTTCCGATGCCAGCGCACGGGGCAGGGCGCCCGTGACATCCGCGAGCCCGCCAGTCTTGACCAGCGGTGCGCATTCCGATGTGACGGAGAGGACGGAGATCAAAGCTCAGCCGCCCGCTTGTCCAACATCGTCTGGGTGATCAGCGTGACACCCCGCGGGCTGACGCGGAACCATTTGGCGTCTTCCAGCGGGTCTTCGCCCACGACCAGCCCCTCGGGGATGACCACGCCGCGATCGATCACCACCTTGCGCAGCCGCGCCGAGCGGTGGACCGTGACATAGGGCAGCACCACTGCATGATCGAGCACCGCGTAGCTGTTCGTATGAACCTCGGTGAACAGCAG
This window encodes:
- the glgA gene encoding glycogen synthase GlgA, with the protein product MISVLSVTSECAPLVKTGGLADVTGALPRALASEGIQMRTLLPGYPAVMAALGDRTEVVGGFDNLFGGPARLIFGMAAGLEILTIDAPHLYDRPGGPYIGPAGGDWPDNPERFAALSWIAAHVAANGADGWRPQILHGHDWQAGFMTEYLGQMGEHDVRSLLTIHNIAFHGLVGPERIGALRLDPSRFHSGGYEYWGAVSALKAGLVGADILTTVSPRYAEELMTPEFGIGFDGVMRSRRENLTGILNGIDSEIWNPATDPLIKPYQTPRGKLANKAPLRAEFGLPEASGPLCIIVSRMTHQKGLDLVLEALPALLEHGGQLALLGSGERELELSFAAMAEREANVGVRIGYDEGLSHRMMAGGDAILVPSRFEPCGLTQLYGLRYGTLPLVGLTGGLADTVINASPAALARGVATGLQFSPVTAEALRNALTTLCRLHADQGIWAKMQRNAMAQPVGWDQSARAYAQLYERLVAS